A section of the Neorhodopirellula lusitana genome encodes:
- a CDS encoding response regulator — MIHRLPSSLRSRLRPRENSISILIVDDTESIVHLLTHFLAGIADKIQVARDGEQAVELVSDASEADEPYDVVLMDLQMPNKSGLQAAKEIRDQGIDVPLIAMTAGGLPAEDCVKAGFNGYVTKPFDRKKLVKFITGFVN, encoded by the coding sequence ATGATTCACAGGCTTCCATCATCACTCCGTTCACGCTTACGTCCTAGGGAGAATTCTATCTCCATCCTAATCGTCGATGATACAGAATCGATTGTTCACCTACTGACCCATTTCCTCGCTGGGATCGCCGATAAAATTCAAGTCGCGAGAGATGGTGAGCAGGCGGTCGAACTGGTGTCCGATGCGTCGGAAGCGGACGAACCCTACGACGTGGTCCTGATGGACTTGCAGATGCCCAACAAATCGGGGCTGCAGGCCGCCAAGGAGATCCGGGATCAGGGGATTGATGTTCCCCTAATTGCGATGACCGCCGGTGGTTTGCCGGCCGAAGATTGCGTGAAAGCCGGCTTCAATGGCTATGTGACAAAACCGTTCGACCGTAAGAAACTGGTCAAGTTCATCACTGGATTCGTTAATTAG